ATGCTGCTGTATGACCATGATGCAGGAATATTTCAGCAGGGAGATAATATCTATCTGGCATATTATCTAAGGAGTTATGATGATGACAACATGTATTTTAACCTGAAAATATCAATTTCCACTGATGACGGCAATGAATTTATAGAGCACGATATTCAGGAGTTAATCATAAGTCCTGACAATCATGGCGGGATTATATTTAGTAAACTCATACCCTCTATCTGGGTAGATGAATCAGGTATGATATATGTTTTCTATCTTGATCCTGTTACTGCCAAAGCAATGGTGGTAACAAGCAGTGATCTGGGGGAGACATTCAGTTTTCAACCTATTAGTGGTCTGCCGGACAGAAGCCAGTTCAAAGTATTAAAAACTGATAGCGGATTACTGATCGGAGCAATGGAATCAGCTAAGATTCCCATGAGCAGATTTCAATATCTTACCCAATATGAAGAAAGTGAAAACCTTGAGTCCTATGATCCAGAAGATTATAGTGGAGATGTTTTATTTTTTGGACCTGAACACAATGAAGGAATGACAATGAGTGATGATGATATCTGGATTAGGCAAATTGGGGGAGGCACTAATAATGGCTGGCCCACTTTTGATCAAATCGTGCTTACTTCCGGGCGGATCATGGATTATTCTACTGGTGCTCCAGCAGTAAATTCTGCTCCAATGGATCAAATATTTCTGGGAGGATACATTGAGAATTCAGTGCATTTCGTTTTTCCTGCTGTTGCTGAAAATATCAGAGAAAATGGGATTACGATCGAGGAAAGTGCAGATCATGATGTGCTGCTGGCGGAGATAGATGGTAATATTGCTCATCTCAGGTATGCTGACTGGCTCACTCAGGTTGATACATTCACGGTTTATAACAGCTTCCCTGATCCTGCGCATCCTGATCTGGCAATCGGAGATTCTATCTGGGTAAATGAAGTTACTACTAAGGAACTTATCTGGGAAGAAGAAACCACTGATCTGGAAGTAAATGACACCTCAGTATTTGTGAATTGCCAGTTATGGATAGAAGGAAGCATCGGCAGTAATATGACCTGGGGATGTGCAGACACAGTTTATATCACCAGTGATATTTGTTATGCTGACGTCGAAATGGGTGATCCTGCCGAAGATAGTGCATATTTATTCGGGCTGGTATCAGAAGAGCGCATTTTTTATAAATATAAGTATCGAGATTATGCCGGCAATATCCATGACGATAATTGTGATGACATCTATCTTTATGGAAGTTATGCTGCCCTGGGAGATGGAGACATTGATCTTTATGGTGATATGAACACCCATTATGAAGGTGTCATTACTCCAGAATATCAGCACCCTCACGGTTCCACAGAAGCTTTCACTATTAATTTGCCGCAAGGGGAATGGGATGTGCAATATCCTGATCTGCATAAATTCATCTTCCCTCCTGATCCTTTCTGGACTGGCGACCCTGGTTTTCAATTCCATGGCAATGAGCCAGTAGGCAATAATGGCTTCTATACCTGTGGTTACCCTTACGAAGATCCTGATTACGGTGATTTAGTTACTGCACCGTATGGAGCAGACTATCCCTGGTATAATCCAGTTTATCCCGAAGCAGCAAATCCTGATATGGGAGAGCGAGGTTATTTAAATCATTTTGGTGGTAAACAGCAGAGAAGATTTGGTTACGTGCACCGTTCAGGCCTTGATTCCAATAATCACTCTGGAAATGAATGGGATATTCAGCACTGGCAATATTCCGGCACTCATGGCACAGTAGGCTATGATGAAGACTATCATTGGGATAGCAGGCTGGAGAATGACGCTCCTCCTGACTATCCTGAAATTGATGTTATGCTTGGTTATTTCCCTGGCACTATAGATTTCTCACTCTATTCTTTTGAACCTGCTGCATTATCAGTTGAGCAGATAGATAGTTTTGAAACTGATATTGATACTCATTACAACATGATTGA
This portion of the Candidatus Stygibacter australis genome encodes:
- a CDS encoding T9SS type A sorting domain-containing protein — its product is MFKKLLLILCLVFVSALMAEINDVNLVVSAGEDEMLLYDHDAGIFQQGDNIYLAYYLRSYDDDNMYFNLKISISTDDGNEFIEHDIQELIISPDNHGGIIFSKLIPSIWVDESGMIYVFYLDPVTAKAMVVTSSDLGETFSFQPISGLPDRSQFKVLKTDSGLLIGAMESAKIPMSRFQYLTQYEESENLESYDPEDYSGDVLFFGPEHNEGMTMSDDDIWIRQIGGGTNNGWPTFDQIVLTSGRIMDYSTGAPAVNSAPMDQIFLGGYIENSVHFVFPAVAENIRENGITIEESADHDVLLAEIDGNIAHLRYADWLTQVDTFTVYNSFPDPAHPDLAIGDSIWVNEVTTKELIWEEETTDLEVNDTSVFVNCQLWIEGSIGSNMTWGCADTVYITSDICYADVEMGDPAEDSAYLFGLVSEERIFYKYKYRDYAGNIHDDNCDDIYLYGSYAALGDGDIDLYGDMNTHYEGVITPEYQHPHGSTEAFTINLPQGEWDVQYPDLHKFIFPPDPFWTGDPGFQFHGNEPVGNNGFYTCGYPYEDPDYGDLVTAPYGADYPWYNPVYPEAANPDMGERGYLNHFGGKQQRRFGYVHRSGLDSNNHSGNEWDIQHWQYSGTHGTVGYDEDYHWDSRLENDAPPDYPEIDVMLGYFPGTIDFSLYSFEPAALSVEQIDSFETDIDTHYNMIDFCLAGNDIAFLIETDFYNYNYRIVTLRDDEWSVIEVEDITPGNSLEIWNENYIIKGDDVIFVLDAQGNQMVLPDLNQFSSNSDYQSGYDGILFSINGEEPLWSLEVRQVGDLPGLGYYDFGFTEGYLPYNSSMEIALPHAEHLLMQIVEEYDSIWRYATEYIYLATGDVSDILTGTIDDEIVISPQFNCYPNPFNPEVNLSFNLDHTGLVEITIYNIKGQLVDQVINKTYSAGEYTCTWKAPAGSSGIYLAQYKLNNELISCRKLTLLK